One window of bacterium genomic DNA carries:
- a CDS encoding TonB family protein → MNNRDLKEITPFYTKLGLLIILVILCLACLFIPETKPKPYKLKAATPFKPIPLPPQLVLLQEPPPKPKLPVAAKTDEEVEAPTIERTIFEEPLGRLPELKPEIVPFIGVEVKPELLNCVAPEYPELACKAEIEGTVLLEIIIDTLGRVVDIKVTKSLHELCDLSAINAVRQWIYSPGKQRGKPVLVRLEVPVRFMLER, encoded by the coding sequence ATGAATAATAGAGATTTAAAAGAAATAACACCTTTCTATACAAAACTCGGTCTCTTAATAATACTGGTTATACTTTGTTTAGCTTGTCTATTTATTCCTGAGACTAAGCCTAAACCTTACAAGCTAAAAGCAGCAACACCGTTCAAGCCAATACCATTACCACCTCAGCTTGTGCTACTACAGGAGCCACCTCCTAAACCAAAACTGCCTGTAGCAGCGAAAACCGATGAAGAGGTAGAAGCACCAACAATTGAGCGCACTATCTTTGAAGAACCCTTAGGGAGGCTACCTGAACTGAAGCCTGAGATTGTTCCTTTTATAGGGGTAGAAGTTAAACCAGAGTTACTCAATTGTGTGGCACCAGAGTATCCTGAGCTTGCCTGTAAAGCTGAGATTGAAGGCACTGTTCTCTTAGAAATTATAATAGATACACTTGGGAGAGTTGTTGATATTAAAGTAACGAAGTCTTTACACGAGTTATGTGACCTATCAGCTATAAATGCAGTACGCCAGTGGATATATTCACCCGGTAAGCAACGTGGTAAACCTGTACTTGTGCGACTTGAAGTACCTGTCAGATTTATGCTTGAAAGATGA
- a CDS encoding SPOR domain-containing protein, translated as MQNLCLILLFTLSPLELYKDAKKAYTKGDFDGASRKVKRFLIQYPEHELTPYVLYWAGKLRKDQKEAISYYERILALYPNKVGIADSALYRIAQYYYAKGEYIEALKNYEKVVTSYPKGLCAKAAKEWIAIIYSFISPQAIRLVGDSANKYAVQVGAFQEEKNAEKLKESLSVILTLNEVKGKNLPYIVNEDNYYKVMIGEFSSREDAKKFMLENGLNGFVVRR; from the coding sequence ATGCAAAATTTATGCTTAATCTTATTATTTACTCTGTCACCATTAGAACTTTACAAGGATGCAAAAAAGGCTTATACCAAAGGTGACTTTGATGGTGCAAGCAGAAAGGTTAAGCGTTTCCTAATTCAATATCCTGAGCATGAACTTACTCCTTATGTTCTCTATTGGGCTGGAAAGTTGAGAAAAGACCAAAAAGAGGCTATTAGTTACTATGAAAGGATTCTCGCTTTATATCCCAACAAAGTTGGGATAGCTGACAGTGCTCTGTATAGGATTGCACAATACTATTATGCAAAAGGTGAATATATTGAAGCATTAAAAAATTACGAAAAAGTTGTAACCTCTTATCCTAAGGGATTATGTGCTAAAGCTGCTAAAGAATGGATTGCTATAATTTACTCATTTATTTCTCCACAGGCCATACGGCTCGTAGGAGATTCTGCAAATAAATATGCTGTCCAAGTCGGTGCTTTCCAAGAAGAAAAGAATGCTGAAAAACTCAAGGAAAGCCTATCTGTCATTCTGACCCTGAACGAAGTGAAGGGGAAGAATCTACCTTACATTGTGAATGAAGATAACTATTATAAAGTTATGATAGGTGAATTTAGTTCAAGAGAGGATGCAAAAAAGTTTATGCTTGAAAATGGATTAAATGGATTTGTTGTAAGACGATGA
- a CDS encoding 3-ketoacyl-CoA thiolase, producing the protein MKQLRKPIYVTAGYNTISLGSGRKEFSPKAARPGLEHYISEAGNGAIAQINEPANIDEGVITNFMAERYCRQGNRPGFFPMIHPSFQYKPATGVEGACGSGGLGLVVACKTILADVADAVLVIGVEVQNTVKAVYGADYLAGAGWYAGERKQGHAHFFPAQFSDRAGAYFDKFGKDKTREAMARWYEQAILNARKNPKAQEYHNTIDDLFAVGMTPPNPSVFCEHINVYDCSKVSDAASAIIFASEEGLKKLGVSKKDAAEVVAWGQCEDDITKKPPDLTKLTTTQKAVELAYERAGISSKDISVLEVHDCFTISGVLSMEATGLARYGEGADFVREGRTRTEIPTNTTGGLIGYGHPVGASGVRQAVDIMHQLIGKAGDCQVEIDSNRPYGMMISMGGNDKTVVVMIFKKIE; encoded by the coding sequence ATGAAACAATTAAGAAAGCCTATCTATGTGACAGCAGGCTACAACACAATTTCACTCGGCTCAGGTAGGAAAGAATTTAGTCCAAAGGCAGCAAGACCTGGGCTTGAGCATTATATTTCAGAGGCTGGTAATGGTGCGATAGCACAGATAAATGAGCCAGCTAACATTGACGAAGGAGTAATTACAAACTTTATGGCAGAAAGGTATTGCCGACAAGGAAACAGGCCCGGTTTCTTCCCTATGATTCATCCATCATTTCAGTATAAGCCAGCTACAGGGGTTGAGGGTGCTTGTGGGTCAGGTGGACTCGGTCTTGTTGTAGCCTGTAAGACTATACTTGCAGATGTTGCTGATGCTGTTCTTGTAATAGGAGTTGAAGTCCAAAACACTGTAAAAGCAGTTTATGGTGCCGACTATCTTGCAGGTGCAGGTTGGTATGCTGGTGAGAGGAAGCAAGGGCATGCTCACTTCTTTCCAGCACAATTCTCAGACCGTGCCGGCGCATACTTTGATAAATTTGGTAAAGATAAGACAAGGGAGGCTATGGCTCGTTGGTATGAGCAGGCAATTTTGAATGCACGCAAAAACCCTAAAGCACAAGAATATCACAATACAATAGATGACTTATTTGCAGTTGGGATGACACCACCAAATCCGAGTGTATTCTGTGAGCATATTAATGTATACGATTGCTCAAAGGTATCTGATGCCGCATCTGCAATTATATTTGCAAGTGAAGAAGGGCTTAAGAAACTTGGCGTCTCTAAGAAAGATGCTGCTGAAGTTGTAGCTTGGGGTCAATGTGAGGATGACATAACAAAGAAACCTCCAGACCTCACTAAATTAACTACTACACAAAAAGCAGTAGAGTTAGCTTATGAAAGGGCAGGAATTTCAAGCAAGGACATAAGTGTGCTTGAAGTACACGATTGTTTTACAATTAGTGGCGTGTTATCAATGGAGGCTACTGGACTTGCAAGATATGGTGAAGGGGCAGACTTTGTTAGAGAAGGAAGGACAAGAACTGAAATCCCTACTAATACAACTGGTGGTCTTATTGGTTATGGCCATCCTGTAGGTGCATCAGGAGTAAGGCAGGCTGTTGATATTATGCACCAGTTGATAGGGAAAGCGGGTGATTGTCAAGTAGAGATTGACTCCAATCGTCCATATGGGATGATGATATCAATGGGTGGCAATGATAAGACTGTAGTAGTGATGATATTCAAAAAGATAGAATAA
- a CDS encoding NYN domain-containing protein, producing MAIHYILDGYNILHALLHKMPYFRGNSVKNLQKSRGKLVSYIRTKKPQGSLKNRVTVVFDGNPGLDDYPLNTSPIQVIFTHTMSADDYIIRLVEKAANPKLTVVITSDKELRERALLLNANVLGVKEFFKIKDKPKRVSSESEKPILKHDELKEIEKELLLKNEG from the coding sequence ATGGCTATTCATTATATTCTTGACGGCTACAACATACTTCATGCACTGCTACACAAGATGCCTTATTTTAGAGGTAATTCAGTTAAAAATTTACAAAAAAGTAGAGGGAAACTTGTAAGCTACATACGAACTAAAAAGCCACAAGGTAGTTTGAAGAATCGTGTCACAGTCGTTTTTGATGGCAATCCTGGGTTAGACGACTACCCTTTAAATACATCCCCTATACAGGTAATTTTTACTCATACTATGAGTGCTGATGACTATATTATCAGATTGGTAGAAAAGGCTGCTAATCCAAAACTTACAGTTGTGATTACCAGTGATAAGGAACTAAGAGAGAGGGCATTGTTATTGAATGCAAATGTATTAGGGGTAAAAGAATTCTTCAAAATAAAGGATAAACCTAAAAGAGTGTCGTCTGAATCTGAAAAACCAATCCTCAAACACGATGAACTTAAAGAGATTGAAAAAGAACTTCTTTTAAAAAATGAGGGATAA
- the mutS gene encoding DNA mismatch repair protein MutS, with amino-acid sequence MNLTPLLEQYSRIKKKYQDIILFFRLGDFYETFYDDAVLVSKILGIALTQRQQGVPLAGVPYHSVQPYIAKLVRAGYKVAICEQLEEPKPGKLVKRDVVEVITSGTLLDDSLLESNKNNYLASIAYDNNKYGLALVDLSTGDFKITELSEDELQDELKKVNPAEIIAPATLKIKGLELIKFTQIEPYEFSYEFALNELTEHFKVASLDGFGCKDLKLGIGAGGAALAYIKATKKKGLEYINRVTPYFLSNHLIIDEPTRRNLELTQKIGGSEGEGTLLWVLDHTCTPMGGRFIRNLINFPLIDAKEINSRLDKVEELVNSTTLLDGLRRLLSKITDLERLIAKVSGERANARELVMIGNALKILPELNSILPDKFYEGSCGKDYKFGNFDSTVSLIDRAIVDNPPPTIKDGGIIKAGFNKELDELRKLAFSGKQWISDFESNERRRTGIQSLKVGFNNVFGYYIEVTKPNLKLVPPTYIRKQTIVSGERFITQELKEYESKVLSAEERIKQLEYELFCDLRKEVAKKTTEIQYVAKKIAELDTFASFAWVAKRNGYTRPVVDDGDSIIIKNGRHPVVEQLLREGEFVPNPTILEKDSEIYIITGPNMAGKSTYLRQVGLIVVMAQIGSFVPATESRIGVCDRIFTRIGASDDLTRGVSTFLAEMNETANILNNASKRSLVLLDEIGRGTSTFDGMSIAWATIEYLSNRIGCKTLFATHYHELTELATISSKIKNYQIAVKRYEDKIIFLRQLRPGGCDESYGIDVAKLAGLPQVVIKRAKEILHTLELNERKASKIRAKSKQVDLFELKEPPVLKELDKIELDKITPIDALLLIKKLKSLRE; translated from the coding sequence ATGAATCTTACCCCGCTTTTAGAACAGTATTCAAGGATAAAGAAGAAATATCAGGATATTATCTTATTCTTCAGGTTAGGCGACTTTTACGAAACATTTTATGATGACGCAGTTTTAGTTTCAAAAATCTTAGGTATTGCACTTACTCAACGCCAGCAAGGTGTTCCACTCGCAGGTGTCCCATATCATTCAGTTCAGCCATATATTGCTAAGCTTGTTAGAGCTGGTTATAAAGTAGCTATATGTGAGCAACTTGAAGAGCCAAAGCCGGGTAAGCTCGTTAAAAGGGATGTGGTTGAGGTGATAACAAGTGGAACACTACTTGACGATTCGTTACTTGAATCCAATAAAAATAACTATCTTGCATCAATTGCATATGATAACAATAAATATGGACTTGCACTCGTTGATTTATCAACTGGTGATTTTAAAATTACAGAACTCAGTGAAGATGAACTACAAGATGAACTTAAAAAAGTTAACCCTGCCGAAATTATAGCGCCTGCTACCCTTAAAATTAAGGGACTTGAATTAATCAAATTTACTCAAATAGAGCCTTACGAGTTTTCGTACGAGTTTGCTCTTAATGAGCTTACTGAACATTTTAAAGTGGCTTCTCTTGACGGCTTTGGGTGCAAAGATTTAAAGCTTGGCATAGGGGCTGGTGGTGCCGCACTTGCTTATATAAAAGCGACAAAAAAGAAAGGACTTGAATATATAAATCGTGTAACTCCGTATTTTCTTTCTAATCACTTAATTATTGATGAACCTACAAGGAGGAATCTTGAACTTACTCAAAAGATTGGCGGCTCAGAAGGTGAAGGCACACTGCTCTGGGTATTGGACCACACTTGTACTCCAATGGGGGGAAGGTTTATCAGAAATCTTATTAACTTCCCTTTAATTGATGCCAAAGAAATAAACTCACGGCTTGATAAGGTAGAAGAATTAGTCAATTCTACTACATTACTTGATGGGTTACGGAGGCTACTTTCAAAGATTACAGACCTTGAGCGTCTAATAGCAAAAGTGTCAGGTGAGCGTGCAAATGCAAGAGAGCTTGTTATGATTGGTAATGCACTTAAGATTTTGCCTGAGTTAAACTCTATTCTACCGGACAAGTTTTACGAAGGATCCTGTGGAAAAGATTATAAGTTTGGTAACTTTGACTCCACTGTCTCACTTATTGATAGAGCAATTGTAGATAATCCACCGCCAACTATCAAAGACGGTGGCATTATAAAGGCTGGATTTAATAAAGAACTTGATGAACTCAGGAAGCTTGCCTTTTCTGGTAAGCAGTGGATTTCAGACTTTGAGTCTAACGAGAGACGGCGAACGGGAATACAATCATTGAAGGTTGGATTTAACAATGTCTTCGGATATTATATTGAAGTGACAAAGCCAAATCTTAAACTTGTACCCCCAACTTACATAAGAAAGCAAACTATTGTGAGTGGTGAAAGATTTATTACACAAGAGCTTAAAGAATACGAGTCAAAAGTTTTATCAGCAGAGGAGCGTATAAAGCAGCTTGAATATGAGCTATTCTGTGACCTAAGAAAAGAGGTTGCAAAAAAGACTACTGAAATCCAGTATGTGGCTAAAAAGATTGCAGAACTTGATACATTTGCTTCGTTTGCATGGGTAGCAAAAAGGAATGGGTATACAAGACCTGTTGTAGATGATGGTGACTCTATAATAATTAAGAATGGTAGACACCCAGTTGTAGAGCAACTACTTAGAGAAGGTGAATTTGTACCTAATCCAACTATACTTGAAAAAGATAGTGAGATTTATATAATAACAGGTCCTAATATGGCTGGAAAATCAACATACTTAAGACAGGTCGGCTTAATTGTAGTTATGGCACAGATAGGCTCATTTGTGCCTGCAACCGAGTCTCGTATAGGGGTTTGTGACCGCATATTTACGAGGATTGGGGCAAGTGATGACCTAACACGCGGAGTCTCTACATTTCTTGCAGAGATGAATGAGACTGCTAACATATTGAATAATGCAAGTAAAAGGAGCCTCGTTTTACTTGATGAAATAGGACGCGGGACATCTACTTTTGATGGTATGTCAATTGCATGGGCTACTATTGAATATTTATCAAATCGTATTGGGTGTAAGACACTTTTTGCTACTCATTACCATGAACTAACTGAACTTGCTACAATTTCGTCAAAGATAAAAAATTACCAAATTGCTGTTAAGCGATATGAGGACAAGATAATATTCTTAAGACAGCTCAGGCCCGGTGGCTGTGATGAATCTTATGGAATAGATGTAGCAAAGCTTGCAGGCTTACCTCAAGTTGTGATTAAAAGGGCGAAAGAGATTTTGCATACACTTGAACTAAATGAGCGAAAAGCAAGCAAAATACGAGCAAAGTCAAAACAAGTAGATTTATTTGAACTAAAAGAGCCGCCAGTTTTAAAAGAACTTGACAAGATAGAGCTTGATAAAATAACTCCTATTGACGCACTGCTTTTAATCAAGAAGCTAAAATCACTTAGAGAATAA
- a CDS encoding FlgD immunoglobulin-like domain containing protein: MKYFFVFLAVIVVVAVSLADSTIKGSQNPVEMSAPPFNYAIVVKSSTLEDSSWAAVVDTLQARHEGVVFTHTGNVWDVQSALSTYRPTHICFVAKVSDITSVGSTEYVRRIHQLTRALDDDPYGDAVWAILTGYVADDAMRIATTPSLTISNILLKDCGGLLNYVRQGMYFACHVYGMVWVKRPDCDTIEKYTDGPQDCTDTMVTLLNTNTFDLVMPGGHGSHDTWQLHYPSPGYEGYFRSSNGQVYGDPYTGSNINVNSTNPKVFFAPYNCNHGQILGSGSFVPSWAHTGGVIGYWGSTIPVATVYMKGHGYLWPEQGLHTWAESFYITNQALLFCMEYHVPGTNYSEMNRERDVWGWYGEPSCDIRFDPVMEPNFRREFIINGDTVTYRVTATRDGVALGERAEQALIDFLPFRADSIEILYHDAYNAVVTDNFALLHIWNQGDAPFDSGATREVVFIAKSMGVEERALPTTKFTLLQNYPNPFTRVTTIPYYINHELSRVNLKVYDITGRIVKVLVDEYQNLGSHKVRWDGTDEAGKKVANGVYFYRLSAGDYSATDKLSILR, from the coding sequence ATGAAGTACTTTTTTGTATTTTTAGCAGTGATAGTTGTGGTAGCTGTTAGCTTAGCTGACTCCACTATAAAAGGTTCACAGAATCCTGTGGAGATGAGTGCCCCCCCATTTAATTATGCGATTGTAGTAAAGAGCTCAACACTTGAAGACTCGTCTTGGGCTGCAGTTGTTGATACTTTACAGGCAAGACATGAGGGTGTTGTATTTACTCATACTGGAAATGTGTGGGATGTTCAATCAGCTCTCTCTACATATAGACCGACGCATATCTGTTTTGTAGCTAAAGTTAGTGACATCACAAGTGTAGGCTCGACTGAATATGTAAGAAGGATACACCAGCTTACCAGAGCACTTGATGACGACCCGTATGGGGATGCAGTATGGGCTATATTAACTGGCTATGTAGCGGATGATGCGATGAGGATAGCAACTACACCTTCACTTACTATTTCTAATATCCTGCTTAAAGACTGTGGCGGTCTTCTTAATTATGTGAGGCAGGGTATGTATTTTGCCTGTCATGTATACGGAATGGTATGGGTAAAGCGCCCGGATTGTGACACTATTGAGAAATACACTGATGGGCCACAGGATTGTACAGATACTATGGTCACTTTACTTAATACAAATACATTTGACCTCGTGATGCCTGGCGGCCATGGTAGCCATGATACTTGGCAACTGCATTACCCTAGTCCTGGTTACGAGGGCTATTTTCGGTCAAGCAATGGTCAGGTGTATGGTGACCCATATACAGGCTCTAATATAAATGTGAATTCAACTAATCCAAAGGTATTCTTTGCGCCATATAACTGTAATCACGGTCAAATATTAGGTAGCGGCTCGTTTGTTCCTTCTTGGGCACATACTGGTGGAGTAATTGGGTATTGGGGGAGTACAATTCCAGTAGCTACAGTCTATATGAAAGGCCATGGCTATCTATGGCCAGAACAGGGCTTACACACTTGGGCAGAGTCGTTTTACATTACTAACCAGGCATTGTTATTTTGTATGGAGTATCATGTTCCCGGTACAAATTATAGTGAGATGAATAGGGAAAGGGATGTCTGGGGCTGGTATGGTGAACCTTCGTGTGATATTCGATTTGACCCTGTGATGGAGCCTAACTTTAGGCGTGAATTTATTATAAATGGAGATACTGTTACTTATAGGGTAACGGCTACACGTGATGGTGTTGCATTAGGGGAAAGGGCAGAGCAGGCTCTAATAGACTTTCTACCTTTTAGAGCTGATAGTATTGAGATTCTTTATCACGATGCCTATAACGCAGTAGTTACAGATAACTTTGCATTACTCCATATATGGAATCAAGGAGATGCACCATTTGATTCAGGAGCTACAAGGGAAGTAGTCTTTATTGCTAAAAGTATGGGTGTAGAAGAGCGGGCTCTACCTACTACAAAGTTTACACTTCTACAAAATTATCCTAATCCATTTACTCGGGTGACTACTATCCCATACTATATAAATCATGAGCTTTCACGAGTAAATTTGAAGGTATATGATATAACTGGCAGGATAGTTAAAGTGCTTGTGGATGAGTATCAGAATCTCGGTTCTCATAAAGTGAGATGGGATGGTACGGATGAGGCTGGCAAGAAGGTTGCGAATGGAGTATATTTTTACAGGCTTAGTGCTGGAGACTACTCTGCAACTGATAAGTTGAGCATTTTGAGATAA
- a CDS encoding T9SS type A sorting domain-containing protein, translating to MFNKINKWADQLIVFFGAIILSTNLTLADWVREDIGAGVGRISDVTVGNGRNDDTSRVYAACCDSHIYEFTYYERGWIKVDVGSGGRAMHCLVIGTGRNDTTLRIYAACEDNSIYEFSWTGGGWTKVKVGEVEPGDWGMSTVAIGAARNDDTLRLYTGCFEPFQGVYEFSWDGVSWIRKRIGTFYYPVECITVANGRNDGVMRLYIGTALEHYGHVVEKWYQGGSWPSEIINADLLLPILDIAVGPAHNDDTLRVYAGARLKPNIIEITWSQGMWGYCQRVSDTGRAIMYGVAVGAGHNDGAMYIYGSNQDSHIYEFLYKGEVWKVTDIGFGGSGTSQDAMYCVAVGNGRNDDTIRVYGGCQDNHIYEFTYRISGVEEEQAERSKKRAVRLLQNYPNPFSQSTVISYQLPEARIQKLGVRLTIYDLTGRLIKEFNHLTNQPFNWLTWDGKDDDGNKLPTGLYFCKLEIGKESLAKQIILLR from the coding sequence ATGTTTAATAAAATAAATAAATGGGCGGACCAACTTATTGTATTTTTTGGTGCAATAATCTTAAGCACTAATCTTACATTAGCTGATTGGGTAAGAGAAGATATTGGGGCAGGTGTTGGGCGCATATCGGATGTTACAGTAGGTAATGGCAGGAACGATGACACCTCACGTGTCTATGCAGCATGCTGTGACAGTCATATATATGAATTTACATATTATGAACGAGGCTGGATAAAGGTGGATGTTGGGTCAGGTGGACGCGCTATGCATTGTTTAGTGATTGGGACCGGTAGGAATGACACCACTTTGCGCATCTATGCAGCGTGTGAGGATAATTCTATATATGAGTTTAGTTGGACTGGAGGAGGTTGGACAAAAGTTAAGGTTGGGGAAGTTGAGCCCGGTGATTGGGGGATGAGCACTGTAGCAATTGGGGCAGCCAGGAATGATGATACACTTCGCCTATATACAGGCTGTTTTGAGCCATTTCAGGGTGTATACGAGTTTAGCTGGGATGGAGTGAGCTGGATAAGGAAACGTATAGGCACATTTTATTACCCAGTGGAGTGTATAACAGTGGCTAACGGGCGTAATGATGGTGTGATGCGTCTCTATATAGGGACCGCTCTTGAGCACTATGGGCATGTTGTAGAAAAGTGGTATCAAGGAGGTTCTTGGCCAAGTGAGATTATAAATGCCGATCTTTTGCTACCAATACTTGATATTGCAGTTGGGCCGGCTCATAACGATGACACTTTACGAGTCTATGCAGGAGCTAGACTAAAACCAAATATAATAGAGATTACTTGGTCTCAGGGTATGTGGGGATATTGTCAGCGGGTGAGTGATACTGGTAGAGCTATTATGTATGGTGTAGCGGTTGGGGCTGGCCATAATGATGGTGCGATGTATATCTATGGAAGTAATCAGGACTCGCATATTTATGAGTTTTTGTACAAAGGTGAAGTTTGGAAAGTAACAGATATAGGGTTTGGTGGAAGCGGTACATCACAAGATGCGATGTATTGTGTAGCAGTTGGTAATGGTAGGAATGATGATACTATACGTGTTTATGGTGGGTGTCAGGACAATCATATTTATGAGTTTACATATCGGATAAGTGGTGTAGAAGAGGAACAAGCAGAAAGAAGTAAGAAGCGAGCAGTAAGATTACTACAGAACTACCCAAATCCATTTAGCCAGTCTACAGTTATCAGTTACCAGTTACCAGAAGCCAGAATACAGAAGTTAGGAGTCAGATTAACGATTTATGACCTTACTGGTAGACTTATCAAAGAATTTAATCATTTAACCAATCAACCATTTAACTGGCTAACTTGGGATGGCAAGGATGATGATGGAAATAAATTACCCACTGGATTATATTTTTGCAAGTTAGAGATAGGTAAAGAAAGCTTGGCAAAGCAAATAATTTTACTGAGATGA